In Schaalia sp. JY-X169, the following are encoded in one genomic region:
- a CDS encoding phosphatase PAP2 family protein, translating to MLSGVLLGMLIIGSIWDLQISQALYNPRNPLGIFGAAYGELPAGMALLVAGTLLIVFRSRERLGVRVGQVVGGGLLYTVGAGMVLYLPTRYLSWPILVVVLTGVVIVAATSWGVVVLARGASRRLAIRVALALFIVVLTELILINIIKIGWERPRMRFISETDAVGFSPWWSPGTPERDALVAGGVEAEEFKSFPSGHTANATLAIMATALIPLRASLEKWSNLLFWGGAVWGIYVGFSRIIVGAHFVSDTVVGFTVTFVIILIAYRLIFPPSLSETEKYGNLDREQSKGTQQ from the coding sequence GTGCTTTCCGGAGTATTGCTTGGCATGCTCATCATCGGAAGCATCTGGGATCTGCAGATTTCCCAGGCGCTGTACAACCCGCGGAATCCGCTTGGCATCTTTGGCGCCGCCTATGGGGAGCTGCCGGCGGGTATGGCCCTGCTTGTCGCGGGAACGCTGCTCATTGTCTTCCGCAGCAGAGAGCGCCTTGGGGTCCGCGTGGGGCAGGTCGTGGGTGGAGGGCTCCTCTACACAGTCGGTGCAGGGATGGTTCTCTACCTCCCCACGCGCTACCTGTCGTGGCCGATTCTTGTTGTGGTCCTGACCGGCGTCGTCATTGTGGCCGCCACAAGTTGGGGAGTCGTCGTGCTTGCCCGCGGAGCAAGTCGGCGTCTGGCAATCCGCGTCGCCCTCGCACTTTTCATCGTCGTCCTAACTGAACTCATATTGATCAACATCATCAAAATCGGCTGGGAACGCCCTCGAATGCGTTTTATCTCTGAGACTGACGCGGTTGGGTTCTCTCCCTGGTGGAGTCCGGGAACACCCGAGCGTGACGCACTTGTTGCGGGCGGAGTGGAAGCCGAGGAGTTCAAGTCATTCCCCTCTGGGCACACCGCAAACGCCACCTTGGCAATCATGGCGACAGCACTCATTCCGTTGCGGGCATCGCTTGAAAAGTGGTCGAACCTCCTCTTCTGGGGCGGCGCCGTCTGGGGTATCTACGTGGGCTTCTCCCGCATCATCGTGGGCGCGCACTTCGTTTCCGACACCGTCGTCGGATTCACCGTCACGTTTGTCATCATCCTTATCGCATACCGACTGATCTTCCCACCGTCGCTAAGCGAAACTGAAAAGTATGGGAACCTCGACCGCGAGCAATCGAAGGGAACACAGCAGTGA